From the Pseudarthrobacter sp. MM222 genome, one window contains:
- a CDS encoding carboxymuconolactone decarboxylase family protein yields MDKEHPAAWRALNGLGLKAKEAAEEAGLDQTLIELLNVRISQINGCAYCLDLHVIDAVKNGESAQRLAVLSAWRDTELFSEKECAALTLAEAVTNISDAHAREREGSAARKHLSAQEFSAVSWLAIAMNAFNRVSIVSQHPVRPARD; encoded by the coding sequence TTGGACAAGGAACACCCCGCGGCCTGGCGGGCCCTGAACGGGCTGGGCCTGAAAGCCAAGGAAGCCGCCGAGGAGGCGGGCCTGGACCAGACCCTCATTGAACTGCTGAACGTCCGCATTTCCCAGATCAACGGCTGCGCCTACTGCCTGGATCTTCACGTCATCGATGCGGTGAAGAATGGCGAATCCGCCCAGCGCCTCGCGGTCCTCTCCGCCTGGCGGGACACGGAGCTCTTCAGCGAAAAGGAATGCGCCGCGCTGACCCTGGCCGAGGCAGTCACCAACATCTCGGATGCCCACGCACGTGAGCGCGAAGGGTCCGCTGCCCGGAAACACCTCAGCGCCCAGGAATTCTCGGCCGTGAGCTGGCTGGCCATCGCGATGAACGCGTTCAACCGGGTCTCGATCGTAAGCCAACATCCGGTCCGGCCTGCCCGCGACTAG
- a CDS encoding sulfate/molybdate ABC transporter ATP-binding protein — translation MTFSVDAAVAARGFEVSLSLGPAETVAVLGPNGAGKSTLLAVIAGLLRPDSGRAEVDGKILFDLRQEASARTGTWTAPHRRGTVLLAQEPLLFPHLTALENVAFGPRSAGVPRIEARAAARHWLAEVDAGELAARRPEELSGGQAQRVAVARALAASPEVLLLDEPMAALDIHAAPLLRRLLKRVLAGRRAIIVTHDVLDAYMLADRVIVMEQGRITEQGPTRELLRRPRSSFAAGLAGLNLVSGTVTPTGIRSPGGLEFAGLHDAPLVAGQAGVAAFPPSAVSVFLSEAHGSPRNSYKVTVTDLEPHGDQIRVRAGELSADVTPAASADLGLAPGLDVYFVVKAAAVAIYPA, via the coding sequence GTGACGTTCTCCGTCGACGCTGCCGTCGCCGCCCGCGGCTTCGAGGTCTCGCTGAGCCTGGGCCCGGCGGAGACAGTTGCCGTGCTGGGCCCCAACGGCGCCGGAAAGTCCACCCTGCTCGCGGTGATCGCTGGCCTGCTCCGCCCGGATTCCGGCCGGGCCGAGGTGGACGGCAAGATCCTGTTCGACCTCCGGCAGGAGGCGTCGGCCCGGACCGGTACCTGGACGGCGCCGCACCGGCGGGGAACGGTCCTGCTGGCACAGGAGCCCCTCTTGTTCCCGCACCTGACTGCGCTTGAGAACGTGGCCTTCGGGCCCCGCAGTGCGGGCGTTCCCAGGATAGAGGCGCGTGCCGCCGCCCGTCATTGGCTGGCCGAGGTCGACGCCGGCGAGCTGGCCGCACGTCGCCCCGAGGAGCTGTCCGGCGGCCAGGCCCAGCGCGTGGCGGTGGCCCGGGCGCTCGCCGCCAGCCCGGAGGTTCTGCTGCTGGACGAGCCGATGGCTGCCTTGGATATCCACGCCGCACCGCTGCTGCGTCGGCTGCTCAAGCGGGTCCTCGCGGGCAGGCGGGCCATCATCGTCACCCACGATGTGCTGGATGCCTACATGCTGGCGGACCGGGTGATCGTGATGGAGCAGGGCAGGATCACTGAGCAAGGCCCAACCCGGGAGCTGCTCCGGCGCCCGCGCAGCAGCTTCGCCGCCGGACTGGCCGGGCTGAACCTGGTCTCCGGAACGGTGACGCCGACAGGAATTCGTTCCCCCGGGGGCCTCGAGTTCGCAGGCCTGCACGATGCCCCGCTCGTTGCCGGACAGGCCGGCGTGGCGGCCTTCCCGCCGTCGGCCGTGTCCGTGTTCCTGAGTGAGGCGCACGGCAGCCCCCGGAACTCGTACAAGGTGACCGTTACTGATCTGGAGCCGCACGGGGACCAGATCCGGGTCCGGGCCGGGGAGTTGTCTGCGGACGTCACACCTGCAGCCTCTGCAGATCTCGGCCTGGCGCCCGGGCTGGACGTCTATTTCGTGGTTAAGGCCGCAGCCGTGGCCATCTATCCGGCGTAG